The following nucleotide sequence is from Puniceicoccaceae bacterium.
AAGATGTCCGCCTTGCGCGAGCTTGCCTGGATTCCCGCTTTTTCATGATGGAACAGCAACTCGCCCCAGGGTGACAGTTGGGTGGCGTCAAAATCTATCACCAGATCGAGCTGGGCAACGGGTTCATTGTTGCCGGACCACGACCAGCCCAGGTAGCCCAGGTCCCACTGCTCGCACGCCAGGAGAATGGCCTCGGCTGCGACTGGCTTGCCGTTGTGCTCCATGCCAAACTCTCCAACGATGATGCAGAGATTTTGATCCATTGCACGCTGGAGATAGGCGCGTACTTCCTGCTCCGTCGGATACCATTCATACATGTGCACCGAAAACATCACGTTGCGCTCTGGATCGGATTCCAGCAACTCCGGACCCTTTTCAAGCATCAACCCTTTCGAATCTTGCCCCCAATGTGCTCCATCGATCATGAGCGTGTGCTTGTATCCCGCATCCCGCAGTTGCTGAATGGCACTGAGGTGGAATTCGAACCACGCTGAACTGCCCTGATTTCCAAAGGGTTCATTCGCGATGTTGAGAATCACGCGATGATCTGTGCCACGCAGAACTTCAAAAATCCCGTCATCCAACCAATAATCCACAGCCGTCTGTGGGTTCGCCGCCTCGGGTTTGTCTCCATAGCCAGTCGCATCATGGATTTCAACAACTGCCACAAGACTGAACCGCTCACACCAGTTGAGGACCTGGTTCAGCTCGTCCGGTGGAGTGCGGTTCCACTGCTCCCCATTGGAAAGCACGATGCGAACGGTATTGCATCCCATCGCCGATGCCCGTTCGAGGG
It contains:
- a CDS encoding cellulase family glycosylhydrolase; translated protein: MRFSREILNVACLTLALASAATAVSLDLPQGFKVDGTVLRDINDQPLVMRGVNVSHTWFPEHTYETLERASAMGCNTVRIVLSNGEQWNRTPPDELNQVLNWCERFSLVAVVEIHDATGYGDKPEAANPQTAVDYWLDDGIFEVLRGTDHRVILNIANEPFGNQGSSAWFEFHLSAIQQLRDAGYKHTLMIDGAHWGQDSKGLMLEKGPELLESDPERNVMFSVHMYEWYPTEQEVRAYLQRAMDQNLCIIVGEFGMEHNGKPVAAEAILLACEQWDLGYLGWSWSGNNEPVAQLDLVIDFDATQLSPWGELLFHHEKAGIQASSRKADIFFWY